The following proteins are encoded in a genomic region of Pseudomonas sp. Os17:
- the tal gene encoding transaldolase, with product MTSKLEQLKKITTVVADTGDFEAIARVKPVDATTNPSLLLKAAAIPGYADLLNACVSDCKGDVGLASDRFGVAVGQEILKVIPGRISTEVDARLSFDTEAMLKRAHRLIELYEKAGVGRDRVLIKIASTWEGIRAAEQLEREGIQTNLTLLFSFAQAVACAEAGVFLISPFVGRIYDWYKKATGNDYLGADDPGVQSVTRIYNYYKANDYKTVVMGASFRNLNQIEQLAGCDRLTISPDLIEKLAADTGKLERKLSPSKTGEARQSLNEAQFRWASNEDAMATEKLAEGIRQFARDQEKLEALLAAKF from the coding sequence ATGACTTCCAAGCTGGAACAACTGAAGAAAATCACCACCGTGGTGGCCGATACCGGCGACTTCGAGGCCATTGCCCGGGTCAAACCGGTGGACGCCACTACCAACCCCTCGCTGCTGCTCAAGGCCGCGGCCATTCCTGGCTATGCCGATCTGCTGAACGCCTGCGTCAGCGATTGCAAAGGCGATGTCGGCCTGGCCAGCGATCGTTTTGGCGTAGCGGTAGGCCAAGAGATCCTCAAGGTCATTCCCGGCCGCATTTCCACCGAAGTGGATGCCCGCCTGTCGTTCGACACCGAGGCCATGCTCAAGCGTGCCCATCGCCTGATCGAACTCTATGAGAAAGCTGGTGTGGGTCGCGACCGGGTACTGATCAAGATCGCCTCCACCTGGGAAGGCATCCGCGCCGCCGAGCAACTGGAGCGCGAAGGCATCCAGACCAACCTGACCTTGCTGTTCTCCTTCGCCCAGGCCGTTGCCTGCGCCGAAGCAGGCGTGTTCCTGATCTCGCCATTCGTGGGACGGATCTACGACTGGTACAAGAAAGCCACCGGCAACGATTACCTCGGCGCCGACGATCCTGGCGTGCAGTCGGTTACCCGCATCTACAACTACTACAAGGCCAATGACTACAAGACCGTGGTCATGGGCGCCAGCTTCCGCAACCTGAACCAGATCGAGCAACTGGCTGGCTGCGATCGCCTGACCATCAGCCCGGACCTGATCGAGAAGCTGGCCGCCGACACTGGCAAGCTGGAGCGCAAGTTGAGTCCGAGCAAGACCGGTGAGGCCCGTCAGAGCCTGAACGAAGCGCAGTTCCGCTGGGCTTCCAACGAAGACGCCATGGCCACCGAAAAACTGGCCGAGGGCATTCGCCAGTTCGCCCGCGACCAGGAGAAGCTCGAAGCCCTGCTGGCAGCCAAGTTCTGA
- the copI gene encoding copper-resistant cuproprotein CopI gives MKAQNLLLRSRSILGGCLMLLSAPLWASPAGSYDFGRPAAAATATRTVEVVMGDMSFSPKALAVKAGETVRFVLINKGQLLHEFNLGDAAMHAEHQQEMLKMQQSGMLTPTAMQAMDHSAMGHGSMAGMEHGMQHDDPNSVLVEPGKQAELTWTFTKSGSLEFACNIPGHYQAGMVGKLTVTP, from the coding sequence ATGAAAGCGCAAAATCTGCTGTTGCGAAGCCGCTCGATTCTCGGCGGCTGCCTGATGTTGTTGAGTGCGCCGCTCTGGGCCTCGCCGGCGGGGTCCTATGATTTTGGGCGGCCGGCAGCGGCAGCCACGGCCACCCGCACCGTCGAGGTGGTGATGGGCGATATGTCGTTCAGTCCCAAGGCTCTGGCGGTCAAGGCGGGCGAAACCGTGCGTTTTGTGTTGATCAACAAGGGCCAGTTGCTGCACGAGTTCAACCTGGGTGATGCGGCAATGCATGCCGAGCACCAGCAGGAAATGCTCAAGATGCAGCAAAGCGGGATGCTCACGCCCACCGCGATGCAGGCGATGGATCACTCTGCCATGGGGCACGGCTCGATGGCCGGCATGGAGCATGGAATGCAGCATGATGATCCCAACAGCGTGCTGGTGGAGCCGGGCAAGCAGGCCGAGTTGACCTGGACCTTTACCAAGAGCGGCAGCCTGGAGTTCGCCTGCAACATTCCCGGGCACTATCAAGCCGGGATGGTCGGCAAGCTGACGGTCACTCCCTGA
- the queF gene encoding NADPH-dependent 7-cyano-7-deazaguanine reductase QueF (Catalyzes the NADPH-dependent reduction of 7-cyano-7-deazaguanine (preQ0) to 7-aminomethyl-7-deazaguanine (preQ1) in queuosine biosynthesis), protein MHPAAEHSPLGKSSEYVSTYTPSLLFPIPRAAKWAELGLSADTLPYKGVDFWNCFELSWLLPSGKPVVAIGEFSIPADSPNIIESKSFKLYLNSLNQTPFVDRAALEATLREDLSAAAGKPVAVRIRSLGEVEAEGVVALPGVCIDDLDISVDSYEHPRPELLRCDASRVVEESVHSHLLKSNCPVTSQPDWGSVVVEYRGAALDHASLLAYLVSFRQHSDFHEQCVERIFLDLQRLLKPEKLTVYARYVRRGGLDINPYRSTETADFANQRLVRQ, encoded by the coding sequence ATGCATCCCGCAGCCGAACATTCGCCGCTGGGCAAGTCCAGTGAATACGTCTCCACATACACTCCGTCCCTGCTGTTCCCGATTCCTCGGGCGGCGAAATGGGCCGAGCTGGGCTTGAGCGCCGATACCCTGCCTTATAAAGGTGTGGATTTCTGGAATTGCTTCGAGTTGTCCTGGCTGCTGCCGTCGGGTAAGCCGGTGGTGGCCATCGGTGAGTTCAGTATTCCTGCGGATTCGCCGAATATCATCGAGTCCAAGTCCTTCAAGCTCTACCTCAATTCGCTGAACCAGACGCCGTTCGTCGATCGGGCGGCGCTTGAAGCGACCTTGCGCGAGGACCTTTCCGCCGCGGCAGGCAAGCCGGTGGCTGTGCGTATCCGCAGCCTGGGTGAGGTCGAGGCGGAAGGTGTGGTGGCTCTGCCAGGGGTGTGCATCGACGACCTGGACATCAGCGTCGACAGCTATGAGCATCCGCGTCCGGAGCTGCTGCGGTGTGATGCCTCGCGAGTGGTTGAGGAAAGCGTGCACAGCCATCTGCTCAAGTCCAACTGCCCGGTGACCAGCCAGCCGGATTGGGGCAGCGTGGTGGTGGAGTACCGGGGAGCGGCCCTGGATCACGCCAGCCTGCTGGCCTATCTGGTGAGCTTCCGTCAGCACTCGGATTTCCATGAGCAGTGCGTGGAGCGGATTTTCCTGGACCTGCAACGTCTGCTCAAGCCGGAAAAGCTCACTGTCTACGCGCGATACGTGCGTCGTGGCGGGCTGGATATCAACCCGTACCGCAGCACTGAAACGGCGGATTTCGCCAATCAGCGACTGGTTCGCCAGTAA
- a CDS encoding heavy metal sensor histidine kinase — protein sequence MRRLSLSGRLALLFAACTAAVSLVAGVLFSRASEAHFIELDQQLLDSKLIALRSVLQDVQQAADFPRLQGRLHHELSRQPDLALRIHGADGQLWFDSAPGLPAAPADTKGLHSLSRGDAAYRVYEVALRPERSDSPQLTLLLDITHHQHFLQRMQYLIWLTVGLSALATALLGAWAARSGLRPLRRMSAVAAGVSANSLTQRLPQEQMPAELAELASSFNAMLARLEESFQRLSAFSADIAHELRTPLSNLLTHTQVTLTRPRPLEDYREALHSNLEELQWMAQLVNDMLYLAKADHGLLNPRREALELAQEIDMLLEFYAPLAEDVQVELTREGHAGFAGDRSMLRRALSNLLDNALRFTPAGGSIKVRIDDSAQYVSLSVENSGEGIAQEALPRLFDRFYRADPARREGSSEHAGLGLAITQSIIRAHGGQIRCESALGWTRFVIELPKRD from the coding sequence ATGCGCCGCCTGTCGCTGAGCGGACGCCTGGCGCTGCTGTTCGCCGCCTGCACCGCGGCGGTGTCGCTGGTGGCCGGCGTACTGTTCAGCCGGGCCAGCGAGGCCCACTTCATCGAACTGGACCAGCAATTGCTGGACAGCAAACTGATCGCCCTGCGCAGTGTGCTGCAGGATGTCCAGCAGGCCGCGGACTTCCCCCGGCTGCAGGGCCGACTGCACCACGAACTGAGCCGGCAGCCGGACCTGGCGTTGCGGATCCACGGCGCCGACGGCCAACTCTGGTTCGACAGCGCCCCCGGCCTGCCCGCCGCCCCGGCAGACACCAAGGGCCTGCACAGCCTGAGCCGGGGCGACGCCGCCTACCGAGTCTACGAAGTAGCGCTGAGGCCCGAGCGCAGCGACTCGCCGCAACTGACCTTGCTGCTGGACATCACCCACCATCAGCACTTCCTGCAGCGCATGCAGTACCTGATCTGGCTCACCGTTGGCCTGTCGGCCCTGGCCACTGCCCTGCTGGGCGCCTGGGCGGCCCGCAGCGGCCTGCGGCCATTGCGGCGCATGAGCGCGGTGGCCGCCGGCGTATCGGCCAACTCCCTGACCCAACGCTTGCCCCAGGAACAGATGCCCGCCGAACTGGCTGAACTGGCCAGCAGTTTCAACGCCATGCTCGCGCGCCTCGAAGAGTCGTTCCAGCGCCTCTCGGCGTTTTCCGCCGACATTGCTCATGAACTGCGCACGCCGCTGTCAAACCTGCTGACCCACACCCAGGTCACCCTGACCCGACCCAGGCCGCTTGAGGATTACCGCGAAGCCCTGCACAGCAACCTCGAAGAACTGCAGTGGATGGCGCAATTGGTCAACGACATGCTCTATCTGGCCAAGGCCGACCACGGCCTGCTGAACCCCAGGCGCGAAGCGCTGGAGCTGGCTCAGGAGATCGACATGCTGCTGGAGTTCTATGCGCCGCTGGCCGAAGACGTCCAGGTCGAACTGACCCGCGAAGGCCATGCCGGCTTTGCCGGCGACCGCAGCATGCTGCGCCGCGCGCTGTCCAATCTGCTGGACAACGCCCTGCGTTTCACCCCGGCCGGAGGCTCGATCAAGGTGCGGATCGACGACAGCGCCCAGTACGTCAGCCTGAGTGTCGAGAACAGCGGCGAAGGCATTGCCCAAGAGGCCCTGCCACGCCTGTTCGACCGTTTCTACCGGGCGGACCCGGCGCGGCGCGAAGGCAGCAGCGAACATGCGGGATTGGGACTGGCGATCACGCAATCGATCATTCGCGCCCATGGCGGGCAGATTCGTTGCGAATCGGCGCTCGGTTGGACGCGCTTTGTGATCGAGTTGCCGAAAAGAGATTGA
- a CDS encoding DUF4404 family protein yields MPARELQEQLDTLREQLEQNPPLSEAERANLHDLMQQIELQLKLETSTHDASLADGVNLAVERFELEHPAIAGTLRNIVQTLGNIGI; encoded by the coding sequence ATGCCTGCCCGCGAACTGCAAGAACAACTCGATACCCTGCGCGAGCAATTGGAGCAGAACCCACCGCTTTCGGAAGCCGAGCGCGCCAACCTGCATGACCTGATGCAGCAGATCGAGCTGCAACTCAAGCTGGAGACCAGCACCCATGACGCCAGCCTCGCTGACGGCGTCAATCTGGCGGTGGAGCGTTTCGAGCTGGAACACCCGGCCATCGCCGGAACCCTGCGCAACATCGTCCAGACCCTGGGCAACATCGGCATCTGA
- a CDS encoding MlaA family lipoprotein has product MRWSRYLVPLCMSAGVTLAPLVAQAAEEDPWESINRPIFTFNDTLDTYALKPLAQGYQAVTPQFLEDGIHNMFRNLGDVGNLANDILQAKPRAAGVDTARLLMNTTLGVAGFFDVGTKMGLQRNDEDFGQTLGYWGLGSGPYVMLPFLGPSTLRDAPAKYVDSYTEPYRYMNDIPARNTTIGVDIIDTRASLLSADKLIRGDKYTFIRNAYLQNREFKVKDGKVEDDF; this is encoded by the coding sequence ATGCGCTGGAGCCGTTATCTAGTTCCGCTATGTATGAGTGCCGGTGTGACGCTGGCTCCCCTGGTCGCCCAGGCGGCTGAAGAGGATCCGTGGGAGAGCATCAACCGTCCCATCTTCACCTTCAACGATACCCTCGACACTTATGCCCTGAAGCCATTGGCCCAGGGCTACCAGGCAGTCACGCCGCAGTTTCTTGAAGACGGCATCCACAACATGTTCCGCAACCTCGGTGACGTCGGCAACCTGGCCAACGACATCCTTCAGGCCAAGCCGCGTGCAGCCGGTGTGGATACGGCGCGCCTGTTGATGAACACCACCCTGGGAGTCGCGGGTTTTTTTGACGTTGGCACCAAGATGGGCCTGCAGCGCAACGATGAAGATTTCGGCCAGACCCTCGGTTACTGGGGCTTGGGCAGCGGCCCTTACGTGATGCTGCCGTTCCTGGGCCCAAGCACCTTGCGTGACGCGCCAGCCAAGTATGTGGACAGCTACACCGAACCCTATCGCTACATGAATGATATTCCTGCGCGTAACACCACTATTGGCGTGGACATCATCGATACCCGTGCCAGTCTGCTGTCCGCGGACAAGCTGATACGTGGCGACAAGTACACGTTCATTCGTAATGCCTACCTGCAGAATCGTGAATTCAAGGTCAAGGACGGTAAGGTCGAAGACGATTTCTGA
- the lolD gene encoding lipoprotein-releasing ABC transporter ATP-binding protein LolD → MSEKAILSCRDLGKSYEEGPESVVVLSGLQLELHPGERVAIVGTSGSGKSTLLNLLGGLDTPSKGSVWLAGEELSALGEKARGQLRNRALGFVYQFHHLLPEFTALENVCMPLLIGRTPIPEARQRATALLERVGLGHRLEHKPAELSGGERQRVAIARALVNKPGLVMLDEPTGNLDSHTAQGIQDLMLELSTSMRTAFLVVTHDMNLARQMDRVLHLQEGHLVAI, encoded by the coding sequence ATGAGTGAAAAAGCAATCCTGAGCTGCCGTGACCTGGGCAAGTCCTACGAGGAAGGCCCGGAATCGGTGGTGGTCCTGTCCGGCCTGCAACTGGAACTGCATCCGGGGGAGCGAGTGGCCATCGTCGGTACGTCCGGCTCCGGCAAGAGTACCTTGCTCAACTTGCTGGGCGGCCTGGATACGCCGTCCAAGGGCAGCGTCTGGCTGGCTGGCGAGGAGCTCTCGGCCCTGGGCGAGAAGGCTCGCGGTCAGTTGCGCAATCGCGCCCTGGGCTTCGTCTACCAGTTCCACCACCTGTTGCCGGAGTTCACCGCGCTGGAGAACGTCTGCATGCCGCTGCTGATCGGCCGGACACCGATTCCCGAAGCTCGTCAGCGTGCGACCGCGCTGCTGGAGCGGGTCGGCCTTGGCCATCGCCTGGAACACAAACCGGCCGAACTGTCCGGCGGCGAGCGCCAGCGGGTGGCCATTGCCCGGGCCCTGGTGAACAAGCCGGGGCTGGTGATGCTCGACGAGCCCACCGGCAACCTCGACTCGCACACCGCCCAGGGGATTCAGGACTTGATGCTGGAACTCAGCACGTCGATGCGTACCGCCTTCCTGGTGGTGACCCACGACATGAACCTGGCCCGGCAGATGGACCGCGTCCTGCACCTGCAAGAAGGTCACCTGGTCGCCATCTGA
- a CDS encoding phosphatase — MPQADASPQIATPLTAVLFGLSGCLVDFGAHTRLHSSNRPGPEQAQATPGALATLQHLQQQGIPCAWLEQLPPASTRELAAALPDWIKPSPAVPAHWPAPDACWQALMSLKVSRLDGCVLVSGEPLLLQSGLNAGLWTIGLASCGSLCGMTPSEWRALSQQEREFKRGKATVQLFGLGVHSVIDHLGELQTCLADIEHRRLKGEKP, encoded by the coding sequence ATGCCCCAAGCCGACGCCTCACCCCAGATTGCCACGCCCTTGACCGCCGTACTATTCGGCCTCAGCGGCTGCCTGGTGGATTTTGGTGCTCATACGCGCCTGCACAGCTCCAACAGGCCGGGCCCGGAACAGGCCCAAGCCACACCGGGCGCCCTGGCAACCCTGCAGCACCTGCAACAGCAAGGCATTCCCTGCGCATGGCTGGAGCAGCTACCGCCTGCCAGTACCCGCGAGCTAGCCGCAGCCCTGCCGGATTGGATCAAGCCCTCCCCTGCCGTCCCCGCTCACTGGCCTGCACCCGATGCCTGCTGGCAGGCGCTGATGTCGCTCAAGGTGTCGCGCCTTGATGGCTGCGTGCTGGTCAGCGGCGAACCACTGCTGCTGCAGTCGGGGCTCAACGCCGGCCTCTGGACCATAGGCCTGGCCTCCTGTGGCTCGCTGTGCGGCATGACGCCCAGCGAATGGCGGGCACTGAGCCAACAGGAGCGCGAGTTCAAACGGGGCAAGGCCACGGTGCAGCTGTTCGGCCTGGGCGTGCACTCGGTGATTGACCACCTGGGGGAATTGCAGACCTGCCTGGCGGACATCGAACACCGTCGACTCAAGGGTGAAAAGCCCTGA
- a CDS encoding lipoprotein-releasing ABC transporter permease subunit: protein MFRPLSIFIGTRYTRAKRRNRFVSFISMTSMIGLALGVLAMIVVLSVMNGFQREMSSRILGMVPHATIVGVKPIDDWQPVAAAALKNPEVTAAVPFTEMEGMLSYKGAMQPIQISGIDPAQEGKVSIVTQHIVQGSLQDLKPGEFGVVIGEITARRFRLNVGDKLTLIVPEVSSAPGGITPRMQRLNVVGVFKVGAELDGSMGLIHVADAAEMQHWQPNQVQSVRLAVKDLYAAPQVSADIAKGLGADFRADDWTHTQGSLFSAMKMEKTMIGLLLLMIVAVAAFNIIATLIMVVNDKGADIAILRTIGATPRQVMAIFMVQGTVIGIVGTLIGGVLGVIAALNVSELVGWLERISGQQIFSSDVYFVSNLPSELQGGDVALICGAGFVLSFLATVYPAWRASKVEPAHALRYS, encoded by the coding sequence ATGTTCAGACCCTTATCGATCTTTATCGGCACGCGCTACACCCGCGCCAAGCGGCGCAATCGTTTTGTCTCGTTCATTTCCATGACCTCGATGATCGGCCTCGCCCTGGGCGTGCTGGCGATGATCGTGGTGCTGTCGGTGATGAACGGCTTCCAGCGGGAGATGAGTTCGCGGATTCTCGGCATGGTGCCGCACGCCACCATCGTCGGGGTCAAGCCCATCGACGACTGGCAGCCGGTGGCCGCAGCGGCCCTGAAGAACCCGGAAGTTACCGCGGCAGTGCCCTTCACCGAGATGGAAGGCATGCTCTCCTACAAGGGCGCGATGCAACCGATCCAGATCAGCGGCATCGACCCGGCTCAGGAAGGCAAGGTCTCCATCGTCACCCAGCACATTGTCCAGGGCAGCCTGCAGGACCTGAAGCCCGGTGAGTTCGGTGTGGTCATTGGCGAGATCACCGCCCGGCGTTTTCGCTTGAATGTCGGCGACAAACTGACCCTGATCGTGCCTGAGGTGAGTAGCGCGCCAGGAGGCATTACCCCGCGCATGCAGCGTCTCAACGTTGTCGGTGTGTTCAAGGTCGGTGCCGAGCTGGATGGTTCCATGGGCCTGATCCACGTGGCCGATGCCGCCGAGATGCAGCACTGGCAGCCGAACCAGGTGCAGAGCGTGCGCCTGGCGGTCAAGGACCTGTATGCCGCGCCGCAGGTTTCGGCGGACATCGCCAAGGGCCTGGGCGCGGATTTCCGCGCCGATGACTGGACCCACACCCAGGGCAGCCTGTTCAGCGCGATGAAGATGGAAAAGACCATGATCGGCCTGCTGTTGCTGATGATCGTTGCAGTGGCGGCGTTCAACATCATCGCCACCCTGATCATGGTGGTGAACGACAAGGGCGCGGATATCGCGATCCTGCGTACCATCGGCGCCACACCGCGGCAGGTGATGGCGATCTTCATGGTCCAGGGCACGGTGATCGGGATTGTCGGCACCCTGATCGGCGGGGTGCTGGGGGTGATTGCGGCGTTGAACGTCAGCGAACTGGTGGGTTGGCTGGAGCGGATCAGCGGTCAGCAGATCTTCAGCTCCGACGTGTATTTCGTCAGCAACCTGCCTTCCGAGTTGCAGGGCGGCGATGTCGCCTTGATCTGCGGCGCCGGCTTTGTCCTGAGCTTCCTGGCCACCGTGTATCCAGCCTGGCGCGCATCCAAGGTCGAGCCGGCCCACGCCTTGCGCTACTCCTGA
- the rssC gene encoding anti-sigma factor antagonist RssC produces MSTGRIQFAEQDGTFVLKFIGEVRLTLCSALDATIERIFTALNFSAIVIDLTETRSIDSTTLGLLAKLSILSRQKVGLLPTVVTTHEDITRLLQSMGFDQVFNIVDRPIPCPECLTDLPSQDQSEEVVRIKVLEAHKILMGLNDSNREAFHDLVNALERH; encoded by the coding sequence ATGAGTACCGGTAGAATCCAGTTCGCCGAGCAGGATGGCACCTTCGTCCTGAAGTTCATCGGTGAAGTGCGCCTGACCCTGTGTTCGGCGCTGGATGCGACTATTGAGCGGATTTTCACTGCGCTGAATTTTTCGGCGATCGTCATCGATCTCACCGAAACCCGTAGCATCGACAGCACCACCCTGGGCCTGCTGGCCAAGCTGTCGATCCTGTCACGGCAAAAAGTCGGTCTGTTGCCCACTGTCGTCACCACCCACGAAGACATTACCCGGCTGTTGCAGTCCATGGGCTTTGATCAGGTGTTCAACATCGTCGATCGTCCGATACCTTGCCCGGAATGCCTGACCGACTTGCCGTCCCAGGACCAATCCGAGGAAGTGGTGCGGATCAAGGTCCTGGAGGCGCACAAGATCCTCATGGGCCTCAATGACTCCAATCGCGAAGCGTTCCATGATCTGGTGAACGCTTTGGAGCGTCATTGA
- a CDS encoding PilZ domain-containing protein encodes MNQNQRDYSEKRDYIRMRVDAEVTLIHQGQVIEAVCIDLSSSGMQVQAPRSFQVGDRLSVRIDSEHAALRGLEAETEVVWVNGLEGGGQKLGLTILKMK; translated from the coding sequence ATGAATCAAAACCAGCGTGACTACAGTGAAAAGCGCGATTACATCCGGATGCGGGTGGATGCCGAGGTCACGCTAATCCACCAGGGACAGGTGATTGAAGCGGTCTGTATCGACCTTTCCAGCAGCGGCATGCAGGTTCAGGCGCCCCGCTCATTCCAGGTCGGTGATCGCTTGAGCGTGCGTATCGACTCCGAACATGCAGCCTTGAGAGGACTGGAAGCAGAGACCGAAGTGGTCTGGGTCAATGGGCTGGAGGGAGGCGGTCAGAAACTTGGGCTTACAATCCTTAAAATGAAGTAA
- the rssB gene encoding two-component system response regulator RssB yields the protein MQKTSATLLIIDDDEVVRASLAAYLEDSGFSVLQAANGQQGLQVFQHDHPDLVICDLRMPQMGGLELIRQVTEQSPQTPVIVVSGAGVMNDAVEALRLGAADYLIKPLEDLAVLEHSVRRALDRARLLLENQRYREKLEAANRELEASLNLLQEDQNAGRQVQMNMLPTSPWSIDEFNFAHQIIPSLYLSGDFVDYFRVDERRVAFYLADVSGHGASSAFVTVLLKFMTTRLLFESKRNGTLPEFKPSEVLGHINRGLISCKLGKHVTMVGGVIDEETGLLTYSIGGHLPLPVLYTPDSVRYLEGRGLPVGLFNEATYEDHVLELPPVFSLTLMSDGILDLLSEPTLKEKEAALPERVRAAGGSLDGLRQVFGLATLGEMPDDIALLVLSRNL from the coding sequence ATGCAAAAAACCAGTGCCACGCTGCTGATAATCGATGACGACGAAGTAGTACGCGCAAGTCTCGCGGCCTATTTGGAAGACAGTGGCTTCAGCGTACTGCAGGCTGCCAACGGCCAGCAGGGTCTTCAGGTATTCCAGCACGACCATCCCGATCTGGTGATCTGCGATCTGCGCATGCCGCAGATGGGCGGTCTCGAACTGATCCGTCAAGTAACCGAGCAGTCTCCGCAAACCCCGGTGATTGTGGTTTCGGGCGCGGGCGTGATGAACGATGCAGTCGAAGCACTTCGTCTGGGGGCGGCTGACTACCTGATCAAGCCGCTGGAAGATCTGGCCGTGCTCGAGCACTCTGTGCGCCGGGCCCTTGATCGAGCGCGCCTGCTCCTGGAAAACCAGCGTTATCGGGAAAAGCTCGAAGCCGCTAATCGCGAACTTGAAGCAAGCCTCAATTTGCTTCAGGAAGACCAGAATGCCGGTCGCCAAGTGCAGATGAACATGCTGCCCACCAGCCCCTGGTCGATCGACGAATTCAATTTTGCGCACCAGATCATCCCGTCGCTGTACCTGTCGGGGGATTTCGTCGACTACTTCCGTGTCGATGAGCGTCGCGTCGCCTTCTATCTGGCGGATGTTTCCGGTCATGGCGCCTCATCAGCCTTTGTCACCGTGCTGTTGAAGTTCATGACCACGCGGCTGTTGTTCGAATCCAAGCGCAACGGCACCTTGCCGGAATTCAAGCCTTCGGAAGTGCTGGGCCATATCAACCGTGGCCTGATCAGCTGTAAGCTGGGCAAACACGTCACGATGGTCGGTGGAGTCATCGACGAGGAGACCGGTTTGTTGACCTATAGCATTGGCGGGCATTTGCCGTTGCCGGTGTTGTACACCCCGGACAGTGTGCGTTATCTGGAAGGGCGTGGTTTGCCGGTGGGCCTGTTCAACGAGGCGACCTATGAGGACCATGTTCTGGAGTTGCCGCCGGTGTTCAGCCTGACGCTGATGTCCGATGGGATTCTGGACCTTTTGTCCGAGCCTACACTCAAAGAAAAAGAAGCGGCCTTGCCCGAACGGGTGAGAGCGGCGGGCGGCAGCCTGGATGGTCTGCGGCAAGTTTTTGGATTGGCCACGCTAGGGGAGATGCCGGATGATATCGCCCTGTTAGTGTTGAGCAGGAACCTTTAA
- a CDS encoding heavy metal response regulator transcription factor, with protein MKLLIVEDQPKTGHYLRQGLSEAGFNVELVADGDTGQHLALTGDYALLILDVMLPGRDGWQILQAVRGAGLEIPVLFLTARDAVEDRVHGLELGADDYLVKPFAFSELLARVRSLLRRGSSGAQETALQLADLRLDLIRRRVERGGQRIDLTAKEFALLEMLLRRQGEVLPKSLIASQVWDMNFDSDTNVIEVAIRRLRLKVDDDYPNKLIHTVRGMGYVLEERQA; from the coding sequence ATGAAACTGCTGATCGTCGAAGACCAACCGAAAACCGGCCACTACCTGCGCCAGGGCCTGAGCGAAGCCGGCTTCAATGTCGAACTGGTGGCCGATGGCGACACCGGCCAGCACCTGGCGCTGACCGGGGACTACGCCCTGCTGATTCTCGACGTGATGCTCCCAGGGCGCGACGGCTGGCAGATCCTTCAGGCGGTACGCGGTGCCGGCCTGGAAATCCCGGTGCTGTTCCTGACCGCCCGAGATGCCGTGGAAGACCGGGTGCATGGCCTGGAGCTGGGGGCCGACGACTACCTGGTCAAGCCCTTCGCCTTCTCCGAACTGCTGGCCCGGGTCCGCAGCCTGCTGCGGCGCGGCAGCAGCGGCGCCCAGGAAACCGCCCTGCAACTGGCGGACCTGCGCCTGGACCTGATCCGCCGTCGGGTGGAACGCGGTGGCCAACGCATCGACCTGACCGCCAAGGAGTTCGCCCTGCTGGAGATGCTCCTGCGGCGCCAGGGCGAAGTGCTGCCCAAATCGCTGATCGCCTCCCAAGTCTGGGACATGAATTTCGACAGCGACACCAACGTCATCGAAGTGGCAATCCGCCGTCTGCGCCTGAAGGTCGATGACGACTACCCGAACAAGCTGATCCACACGGTGCGCGGCATGGGCTATGTGCTCGAAGAGCGCCAGGCCTGA